From Paenibacillus sp. V4I7, one genomic window encodes:
- the greA gene encoding transcription elongation factor GreA produces MSNDEIILTPEGLRSLELELEDLKTVKRKELASRIKTAISYGDLKENSEYHSAKNDQSFMETRILTIERMLKKAKVVKNIGTSKVQVGSTVILNDVEFAEKIEYKIVGSQEADVNENKISYESPLGVSLMGKSVGDVISVNAPMGVISYELLEIRA; encoded by the coding sequence ATGTCCAATGATGAAATTATTCTAACTCCAGAAGGATTACGTAGTTTAGAATTAGAGCTTGAAGATCTCAAAACCGTCAAACGTAAAGAACTAGCCAGCCGTATTAAAACAGCGATTAGCTATGGCGATCTCAAGGAAAACAGCGAGTACCATTCCGCCAAAAATGATCAATCTTTTATGGAAACCAGAATATTGACGATCGAAAGAATGTTGAAGAAGGCTAAGGTTGTTAAGAATATCGGCACATCCAAAGTTCAAGTTGGCTCTACCGTTATTCTCAATGATGTGGAATTTGCTGAGAAAATTGAGTATAAAATCGTCGGTTCTCAGGAAGCCGATGTGAATGAAAATAAAATTTCCTACGAAAGTCCACTTGGCGTTTCCCTCATGGGCAAATCTGTTGGCGATGTGATTAGTGTGAATGCACCCATGGGTGTCATTAGCTATGAGCTGCTTGAAATCAGAGCGTAA
- the murI gene encoding glutamate racemase, whose translation MRIAFFDSGIGGITVLHEAMKQLPHEDFLYFADTLHVPYGTKSKDEVLAFVKKSVDMIIKEEVKALVIACNTATSIAIAELRKTYEMPIIGMEPAVKPALEMNRSSGKRVLVFATPLTLKQSKYRELVSRMDDMGMVDSVPLPELVEFCEQLNVESQQIIDYFLAKLEPFDLRRYGTVVLGCTHYPFYRGVLRKILPSHIQIVDGSSGTVNRLIQLLNDRNQLLGEGQSNIKFMCSSNETAYIQKMEKALEIIQAIGE comes from the coding sequence ATGAGAATAGCTTTTTTTGATTCAGGGATAGGCGGTATTACTGTCTTACACGAAGCCATGAAGCAACTGCCTCATGAAGATTTTCTATATTTTGCGGATACCCTTCATGTTCCATACGGGACGAAGTCGAAGGACGAGGTTCTTGCTTTTGTCAAAAAATCCGTAGACATGATTATCAAAGAAGAGGTCAAAGCCCTCGTCATTGCTTGCAATACAGCAACTAGTATAGCCATTGCAGAATTAAGAAAAACCTATGAGATGCCGATTATCGGCATGGAACCCGCGGTAAAGCCAGCTCTCGAAATGAATCGTTCATCTGGTAAAAGAGTGCTCGTATTCGCTACGCCTTTAACGCTCAAGCAATCGAAATATAGAGAGCTAGTTTCTCGTATGGATGATATGGGTATGGTGGATTCGGTGCCGCTGCCGGAATTGGTTGAATTCTGTGAACAGTTAAATGTGGAGAGTCAACAAATCATTGATTATTTTCTAGCTAAGCTTGAGCCCTTCGACCTGAGAAGGTATGGGACTGTTGTTCTAGGATGCACACATTACCCCTTTTATAGGGGAGTTCTAAGAAAGATCCTGCCAAGTCACATTCAAATTGTTGATGGAAGCTCGGGTACTGTTAACCGGTTGATACAGCTGCTCAATGACCGGAACCAATTACTTGGCGAGGGGCAGTCCAACATCAAATTCATGTGTTCCAGCAATGAGACAGCTTATATTCAGAAAATGGAAAAGGCCTTGGAAATCATTCAAGCTATTGGTGAGTAA
- a CDS encoding Cof-type HAD-IIB family hydrolase, translating into MHTVYKIVFFDIDGTLVNEEKEVPASTIVAIQQLKQQGIEPVIATGRAPYFIKPLAEQLGIDSYVCLNGGYAVYRGEPLYRRIIAKNSIEALVKLAAKHKHSLVFEGEHNYFTDTDDDHPFVVGSISSLKVDLPGYDPDFWKTNDIYQIFLHIEDTDDHLYEELQSEFKLIRWHQHAIDVLPAGGSKAQGIAALLELVGLKPEDAVAFGDGLNDVEMLSYVGFGIAMGNSHKDLLPYADHVTTHVDEDGIRNGLITAGLL; encoded by the coding sequence ATCCATACCGTGTATAAAATTGTATTTTTTGATATTGACGGCACATTAGTTAACGAAGAAAAAGAAGTTCCTGCCAGTACGATCGTAGCTATTCAACAATTAAAGCAGCAGGGGATTGAACCGGTTATTGCAACAGGACGAGCTCCCTACTTCATCAAGCCTTTGGCTGAGCAGCTTGGGATCGATTCCTATGTATGCTTGAACGGCGGCTATGCCGTTTATCGTGGTGAACCGCTCTACAGACGGATTATTGCCAAGAACAGCATAGAAGCACTGGTGAAATTGGCGGCTAAGCATAAGCATTCCCTCGTATTCGAAGGGGAGCATAACTACTTCACGGATACGGATGACGACCATCCTTTTGTTGTAGGATCTATTTCCTCCTTGAAGGTAGATTTGCCGGGGTATGACCCGGATTTCTGGAAAACAAACGATATTTATCAAATCTTCTTGCATATTGAAGACACGGATGATCATTTGTACGAGGAACTGCAATCGGAATTTAAGCTGATACGCTGGCACCAGCATGCGATTGACGTATTACCAGCAGGTGGTTCGAAAGCCCAAGGGATTGCCGCGCTTTTGGAGCTTGTTGGATTGAAGCCGGAAGATGCCGTAGCTTTCGGGGACGGTTTAAATGATGTGGAGATGCTTTCGTATGTCGGATTCGGTATCGCGATGGGGAACTCCCACAAAGACTTACTACCTTATGCCGATCATGTTACGACACATGTGGATGAAGATGGTATTCGAAATGGACTTATTACGGCAGGATTGCTATAG
- a CDS encoding ATP-dependent Clp protease proteolytic subunit, producing MNDRTLYLFDGINKSSVKTIVEQIMKINQFDDDKDKKEKDFKRLPIDLIINSNGGSVYDGLGLINVIDNSKTPVHTYVYGLAASMSLLIAVSGHKRYAGRLSTFMYHSVSTHIDGHLEHLKNRVDETQRLQNIYDDYILSKTKLHTDELHRVQEHQRNWYMSPEEALSFGIIDEIV from the coding sequence ATGAATGACAGGACCCTATATCTATTCGATGGCATTAATAAAAGCTCTGTGAAAACCATTGTCGAGCAAATCATGAAAATTAATCAATTTGATGATGACAAAGATAAGAAAGAAAAAGACTTCAAACGTCTGCCCATCGACTTAATTATTAATAGTAATGGGGGGAGTGTCTATGATGGTCTAGGATTGATCAATGTGATTGATAACAGTAAGACGCCGGTGCATACATACGTGTATGGACTTGCTGCTAGCATGAGTTTACTAATTGCTGTTAGTGGTCATAAGAGGTACGCTGGCCGACTTAGTACATTCATGTATCATTCTGTATCTACACATATCGACGGTCATTTGGAACACTTGAAGAATCGTGTGGATGAAACACAAAGGCTGCAAAACATTTATGATGACTATATCTTATCGAAAACGAAACTGCATACAGACGAGCTGCATCGTGTACAGGAGCATCAACGCAATTGGTATATGAGTCCTGAAGAGGCCTTATCTTTTGGGATTATTGATGAAATTGTTTAG